Proteins from one Salvelinus sp. IW2-2015 linkage group LG32, ASM291031v2, whole genome shotgun sequence genomic window:
- the gtpbp4 gene encoding GTP-binding protein 4 — protein sequence MALYNFKKIMVVPTSKEFIDITLSKTQRKTPTVVHKHYQIHRIRHFYMRKVKFTQQNYHDRLSQILTDFPKLDDIHPFYADLMNVLYDKDHYKLALGQINIAKNLIDNVSKDYVRLMKYGDSLYRCKQLKRAALGRMCTIMKRQKQSLEYLEQVRQHLSRLPTIDPNTRTLLLCGYPNVGKSSFINKVTRADVEVQPYAFTTKSLFVGHMDYKYLRWQVVDTPGILDHPLEERNTIEMQAITALAHLRSAVLYVMDVSEQCGQTLEQQLELFNNIRPLFANKPLLIVANKCDVKKISELTEEDQKIFADLTAEGISVIETSTLTEEGVMTVKTEACDKLLXHRVDGKMKGKKVHDVLNRLHLAVPAKRDEKARPPFIPEGARIGRKTMEVDAPKRKTERDLEVEMGDDYVLDLQKYWDLMNQDEKYDVIPEIWEGHNIADYIDPEIMKNLEDLEKEEELKVKAGEYETDEESEDEEMQEIRQLAKQIKEKRKLMIVCSKDKDVHGPRLPRTVKKVERKTLEKEMGDLGLDMTGKDGSHYAVNARRSRSVGIAKKRKREASVVPTSRTRSQSASRLPRDQSGVRDPKMAKHAKKLMKNQQKDMNRQGKKGEADRHVFDLKPKHLFSGKRKSGTNDHR from the exons ATGGCACTTTATAATTTTAAGAAGATTATGGTGGTTCCCACCTCAAAG GAATTCATTGACATCACTTTATCGAAAACCCAAAGGAAGACTCCGACAGTAGTACACAAGCATTATCAAATTCACCGCATCAGGCATTTCTACATGCGCAAGGTGAAATTCACCCAACAGAACTATCATGACCGGCTCTCCCAGATTTTGACAGACTTCCCCAAATTGGAC GATATCCATCCTTTCTATGCAGATTTGATGAATGTCTTGTATGACAAAGACCATTACAAGTTGGCTTTGGGACAGATCAACATCGCAAAGAATTTGATTGACAA TGTTTCCAAAGACTATGTTCGACTGATGAAGTATGGTGATTCCCTGTACCGCTGTAAACAATTGAAGCGCGCTGCTCTGGGTCGAATGTGCACCATCATGAAGCGACAGAAGCAAAGCTTGGAATACCTGGAACAAG TGCGCCAGCATCTTTCCCGTTTACCAACGATTGATCCCAACACTCGGACTCTACTGCTTTGTGGATATCCTAATGTGGGCAAGTCTAGTTTCATCAACAAG GTCACCAGAGCTGATGTTGAAGTCCAGCCCTACGCCTTCACCACCAAGTCCTTGTTCGTCGGCCACATGGATTACAAATACCTTCGTTGGCAG GTGGTTGACACCCCAGGGATCTTGGACCACCCTTTGGAGGAGAGGAACACCATTGAGATGCAGGCCATCACAGCCCTGGCCCATCTGCGTTCTGCCGTGCTCTACGTGATGGACGTCTCCGAGCAGTGTGGCCAAACCCTGGAGCAGCAGCTCGAGCTCTTCAACAACATCCGGCCCCTCTTTGCCaacaag cCGTTGCTCATTGTGGCAAACAAGTGTGATGTCAAGAAGATCAGTGAACTCACTGAAGAAGACcag AAAATCTTTGCTGACCTTACTGCAGAGGGCATCTCTGTCATTGAAACCAGCACTTTGACTGAGGAGGGAGTGATGACTGTGAAAACAGAA GCCTGTGACAAACTTCTGKCCCATCGTGTCGAYGGCAAAATGAAGGGCAAGAAGGTGCATGATGTGCTCAACAGATTGCATTTAGCAGTGCCTGCGAAGAGGGACGAGAAG GCGAGACCACCGTTCATTCCGGAGGGAGCGAGGATTGGCAGGAAAACAATGGAGGTGGATGCACCCAAACGCAAAACG GAAAGAGATCTggaggtggagatgggagatgaTTATGTCCTGGACCTACAGA AATATTGGGATCTGATGAATCAAGATGAGAAATATGATGTGATTCCTGAAATATGGGAGGGTCACAACATTGCAGATTATATCGACCCTGAAATCATGAAG AACCTGGAGGatctggagaaggaggaggagctgaAGGTGAAGGCAGGGGAGTACGAGACTGATGAGGAAAGCGAGGACGAGGAGATGCAGGAGATCCGTCAGCTGGCCAAACAGATCAAAGAGAAGAGGAAGCTGATGATCGTTTGCTCCAAAGACAAGGATGTGCATGGCCCCAGACTACCCAGAACTGTCAAGAAG GttgaaagaaaaaccctggagaaGGAAATGGGAGACCTTGGTCTGGACATGACTGGCAAAGATGGC AGCCACTATGCAGTGAATGCCCGTAGATCCCGGAGCGTTGGCATTGCCAAGAAGCGTAAGCGTGAAGCGTCTGTAGTTCCCACCTCTCGAACCCGCAGCCAGAGTGCCTCTCGTCTTCCACGCGACCAATCTGGTGTTCGCGATCCTAAG ATGGCGAAACATGCCAAGAAGTTGATGAAGAACCAACAGAAGGACATGAACCGccaggggaagaagggagaggcagacagacatgtatttgacCTCAAGCCAAAACATCTTTTCTCTGGCAAGAGGAAGTCCGGAACCAACGATCACAGATAA